The Nitrospinaceae bacterium DNA segment CGGATGCGCTCGGCATCGCCGGCCAGGGCCTCTTTGAGAAGGGGGACTTCGGCGAGGACTTCATCGCTCATTGGGGTTTCCTTTCAGCTAGAGGTTGTGCCCGGTGCAAGGTGCCTTCGTGGGATTGTGCTCTCAACGGGGACTCCTCCTCCAAGGGGGATATATCGATCAATGTGCGGCTCAAGGGGCTTGGCCCCTCATAAGGGGTCCCGCTTTTCTCTTGTAAGTTATTGAATATAAACATGTTATTATATGAGCGGCATGTGGCAGCCTAACGGGCCACGACCAGGGCATCCGCCGCCCGCCATCTTCCCCTAGAGTAGACCACCGGGTTCAGGTCGATGCTGGCGATCCCGGCCTCATAGGCAACGGCAATGTGCGAAAGCTGCGCGATGAGCGAGGCGAGCTCACCCTCGTCTGCCCGAGGAGCGCCCCGAAAGCCCTGAAGAAGCCGCCTTCCGCGTAGCGAGGCGATCATGCACCCCGCCTCCTCCTCGGACACCGGGGCCAGTGCGAGGGCCACATCGTCAAGCGCCTCGGCGAGCACTCCGCCCGTGCCCACAAGAACCATCGGGCCAAACGTCTCATCGCACACGGTGCCGAGAATCATCTCAAGGCCCGGCGCAAACTCCTCAACCAGCGCGCCCTCGATTCGTGCCGAGGGCGAATGGGCCGCAACGTCAGCCATCATTTCTTTCCACTCGCGGCCAAGCCCTTGCTCATCGCCGATATTAAGCCTCACGCCACCCGCCTCGCTTTTGTGCGGCAAATCGGGCGAGTTGATTTTGAGAACAACCGGATAGCCCATTTCGCCTGCGGCGCAGGTCGCGTCATCGAGATTATTAACAAGGGTGCTGCCGACGACCGGGATATTGAGTGCAACAAGGCGCTCCTTGCTAGCGGCCTCTGAGAGAGTGGCCTTATCATTTCTAAGTTTTTCGAGAATTTTCTCGTCAGCTTTTTCTGTCTTAATCCTTTTTTTATCAGCGCGTTTCATCCTTCCCAATCGAATCATGCCGCGGACTGCCAGCATCAGACTCTCGGCGCTCTCGGCGATGGGCATGTGCGCTGCTCTCAGGATATCCGCACCCTCCTGGCCAAGCTTGCCGGCGAGCCAAAGGTTCGGCAGGGGTTTTTCCGTTTCCCCGGCGATTTTTATTAACTCATGCCCCCGCCCCTCCGAGTGTGCCGATGGATGGGGTGTCGATACGGGGATGACGAGATCATAGGCCGGGTCATTGAGAAATAACCTGATCACCTCGCCGTAGCGCTCTGGCTGGGTAACGATTCCCCCTAAGTCCACCGGATTGCCCGATGCCCCCATTTGCAAGAAAGGCTCTAGTTTTTTCTTCATCTCTGGCGAGGGATCGGGAAGCGTAATTCCCAACTCCTCGGCCCTGTCGGCCATCAAGATCGCCGCCCCGCCCGAATGG contains these protein-coding regions:
- a CDS encoding acetate--CoA ligase family protein, whose protein sequence is GLAISVSTGNEADVELSEVFEALVENPDVRSIALLLETVRNGPRFIAAARAARAAGKPVVACKIGRTEAGHDIMRTHTGALAGPIRTFEAAFESLGITSVRSPAELLDVAEVMASAPLPPGDGVGVITHSGGAAILMADRAEELGITLPDPSPEMKKKLEPFLQMGASGNPVDLGGIVTQPERYGEVIRLFLNDPAYDLVIPVSTPHPSAHSEGRGHELIKIAGETEKPLPNLWLAGKLGQEGADILRAAHMPIAESAESLMLAVRGMIRLGRMKRADKKRIKTEKADEKILEKLRNDKATLSEAASKERLVALNIPVVGSTLVNNLDDATCAAGEMGYPVVLKINSPDLPHKSEAGGVRLNIGDEQGLGREWKEMMADVAAHSPSARIEGALVEEFAPGLEMILGTVCDETFGPMVLVGTGGVLAEALDDVALALAPVSEEEAGCMIASLRGRRLLQGFRGAPRADEGELASLIAQLSHIAVAYEAGIASIDLNPVVYSRGRWRAADALVVAR